From Chryseobacterium camelliae:
AAATCATCATCAAACATCCAGACTACGGGATGAAACTCTGCCATGATGAATCTGCCGCCGGGTTTTAAAAAATACGTTATGATATCAGCCCATTTTTTAAGGTCGGGAAGCCAGCCGATTGTTCCGTAACTGGTAAAAACAAGATCAAATTTTTCATCCAAAACATCCGGAAGGCTATATACATCCAAACATATAAATCTGGTATCTGTCCGGCATTGCTTAGCAAGTTCAACAGCCTTTGATATGGCGTGATCAGACAGGTCAATTCCTGTGACATCGGCACCCAGCCTGGAAAGTGAAATAGAATCCTGACCGAAATGACATTGCAGATGAAGAATCTTCTGACCCTTAATATCTCCCAGAAGTTCCAGTTCAATAGAATTCAGGGAACTTCTACCTTGTATAAACTCATCTACAAAATAAAAATCTGATTTCAGGTGAGGTTCTACTTTCGCATTCCATGATTTCCTGTTGATTTCAAGATAATTTTCCATAATGCATTTTTATTTTTATTAATTATTAGATGGGATCACCACCGAAGTGTATACACTATACAATTTCCAACCTAATGACTCGTATAAAAGTCTGCCCTGTTCTGTGGCTACGAGAAAGTTATATTGTGTACCTTCTGAGAATGCAATATCTTCCAATACAGCCATGATTTT
This genomic window contains:
- a CDS encoding class I SAM-dependent methyltransferase; translated protein: MENYLEINRKSWNAKVEPHLKSDFYFVDEFIQGRSSLNSIELELLGDIKGQKILHLQCHFGQDSISLSRLGADVTGIDLSDHAISKAVELAKQCRTDTRFICLDVYSLPDVLDEKFDLVFTSYGTIGWLPDLKKWADIITYFLKPGGRFIMAEFHPVVWMFDDDFEGINYHYFNEKPIAETYVGTYADPSADLVQEYVMWNHSLAEVLQNLLLCRLELKDFKEFDWSPYPCFRHVVEFEKGKWCIEKFGNKIPLVYALSAQKKSS